From uncultured Desulfobacter sp.:
ATAACAGGGACAAAATAACGGGATGGGCCCGGGAACAGAAAGGCTATCATCCAGTAAGTTCTAAGCGGTTACCGCCTTAGAACAGCTTGATTAATCTTAGCTCCTGGAAAAGCAAATATCAGATCGGACCTTTTAATGAACAACACACAGACATTGCAATCGCAGCTGCGTCCTTTAATTTTTCTGACCGCTATATTTTTTTTGAACTTCAGCATTCGTATTATTATATCCCCGCTTTTGCCTACTATTTTACAGGACATGTCCCTCACAGGCGACCAAGCCGGCTCCCTGTTTTTGGTGTCTGCCTCTGGATATTTTATTACCCTGGTCTGCTCAGGGTTTATTTCAGAAATATTGCTGCATAAAAAAACCATTGGTCTTTCTGCAATCGTGACCGGGTTTTTTTTTATTATAACAGGCTTGTGTAACAGCCTGGCCATGATGCGGGCCGGTATATTTATCACCGGCATGGGTGCGGGGCTGTATCTACCCAGTGGCGTTGCCTTGATCACTGCTTCGGTAAGTAGGCAGAACTGGGGCAAAGCCATCGGAGTTCATGAATTGGCACCGAATTTGAGTTTTCTATTGGTTCCGATTATCTGTGAAGCACTGTTGTTGTTGATGTCCTGGCGCAGTATTCTGATGCTGACTGGAATGGTATCGGTGGTGCTTGGTATCAATTTTTTAAAATTCAGCAAAGTCGTAGATTTTCCGGGGCAAGCTCCTATGTTCAAAGCCCTTGTCCCACTGTTACTTATCCGTTCTTTCTGGATTATGATTGTGCTGTTCACGATGGGCGTACTCAGTACCATAGGGATCTATTCCATGCTTCCTTTGTATCTCGTAGACGAGCATGGCATGTTACAGTCCCAGGCCAATACATTGATTGCCTTGTCCAGAATTTTTACCCTGCCCGTACCCTTTGCCGCTGGCTGGATCTCTGACCGGTATGGAATAAAAAGAACCCTGATTACAGTTCTTATTTTAACCGGGCTCTCCACCCTGGGGCTCGGATTCTTGTCCGGGACAGCGCTTAAGACTGTGATTTTTCTGCAGCCACTTTTATCAGTCGCTTTTTTTCCCCCGGCATTTTCAGCTCTTTCCAGTATTGGAGCCAAAGAAACCCGGAATATGATCGTTTCGTTCACTGTCCCGGTCGCATTTCTTTTGGGTGGTGGCGGTGCCCCGACGCTGATAGGATTTCTTGCAGCTAATGGATTCTTTCCTATGGGGTTCATCGGTGCCGGCATTACCATTTTAGTGTTTGCATTTCTGCCGATTTTTTTAAAATTTAATGAATGATTTTTTATCATTTAGGAATGAGTCCGAAATAACTTAACCTGGGACCGCGGGCGTCTGGCCCGCATATTTACAATACTTGCGGACATGCAGGCGGGACGCCCGCGGTCCCGGATATAGCAAAATGGGCAAGTTATTTAAGACCCGTTCCTTAGTAATTGTCCTATGTGCATAAAAAGATGCATCAAGAGTTTGTCTGAATCTTTGTATTTCATAAGATAGTGTGCTAATTGTCACGTTGTTCTTTTTTTGAGTTTTTTTTAAAAATCAGGATAGATGCAAGGGCTTTGCCTATGGAAAGGCTAATGTTGTGTTGTGGGGTTGTAAATTTAGGGACATGATGAAAACGCCGGTTTATCCCGG
This genomic window contains:
- a CDS encoding MFS transporter, translating into MNNTQTLQSQLRPLIFLTAIFFLNFSIRIIISPLLPTILQDMSLTGDQAGSLFLVSASGYFITLVCSGFISEILLHKKTIGLSAIVTGFFFIITGLCNSLAMMRAGIFITGMGAGLYLPSGVALITASVSRQNWGKAIGVHELAPNLSFLLVPIICEALLLLMSWRSILMLTGMVSVVLGINFLKFSKVVDFPGQAPMFKALVPLLLIRSFWIMIVLFTMGVLSTIGIYSMLPLYLVDEHGMLQSQANTLIALSRIFTLPVPFAAGWISDRYGIKRTLITVLILTGLSTLGLGFLSGTALKTVIFLQPLLSVAFFPPAFSALSSIGAKETRNMIVSFTVPVAFLLGGGGAPTLIGFLAANGFFPMGFIGAGITILVFAFLPIFLKFNE